The DNA segment ACATAATCCTGTGCGCCTTCGAGAAAGCCGACAATCGCATGGACATGCAGCGGCTCGTGGCCCGGACGTTCGAGCACGGCGTCAAGGTGGGTGGCGTGAAAGCGGTGAGCGGCAATCGCGGAAATGGTCGCGACCAGCTCGTCCGCGTTCGAAAAGATGTCCGGCCACGCCATCTGCGTCAGCTGGCGGCGCGACAGCTCCAGCATGGACTCCGCCGACGGGTTCGCAAACGCCACGCGCAGCGTGCGTTTATCGAGCACCAGCACGACCGTGGGCAGCGCCTCGAAGCCCGGCAGCAGACCGGAACTGACGAGCTGCGCGTCGTCCGAAAGCGTCTGCTCGTGTCCTTTTCTTGCCTTGATCAGATTCTTCAGAACCATCTTGCAGTCCGGCTTATAGGAGATGGTGATAAATCGGGTGAAGCGCTCAGGTATTGCGTCTGCTTTTTTACCGTGCCGCGCCGTAGTACACCGCGGCACGCTCGCTCAGAACGAAAAAGGGACGGCGCCGCCGTCCCTTCGTGACCGATCGCGAGCGTCGCGCCAAGCGCCTCGCCGTATGAAGGGCGAAGCGCCACGGCCGCTTACAGCGAGTAGTACATTTCGAATTCGATCGGGTGCACCGACTGACGATAGCGTTGCAGCTCGCCCGTCTTCAGTTCGATGTACGCGTCGAGCATCGAATCCGTGAACACGCCACCGCGCGTCAGGAACTCGCGATCCGCGTCGAGCGAATCCAGCGCCTGGTCGAGGCCGGCACACACGGTCGGGATCTTTGCATCCTCTTCCGGCGGCAGGTCGTACAGGTTCTTGTCGGCGGCTTCGCCCGGATGGATCTTGTTCTGCACGCCGTCCAGACCGGCCATCATCAGCGCGGAGAAGCACAGGTACGGATTGGCCATCGGGTCCGGGAAGCGCGTTTCGATACGGCGGCCCTTCGGGTTCGACACGTGCGGAATACGGATCGATGCGGAACGGTTGCGAGCCGAGTAAGCCAGCTTCACCGGCGCTTCGAAGTGCGGCACGAGACGCTTGTACGAGTTCGTCGACGGGTTCGTGATCGCGTTCAGCGCGCGAGCATGCTTGATGATGCCGCCGATGTAGAACAGCGCGAATTCCGACAGCCCTGCGTAACCGTTGCCTGCGAACAGGTTCTGGCCGTCTTTCCAGATCGACTGGTGAACGTGCATGCCCGAACCGTTGTCACCCACCACCGGCTTCGGCATGAACGTAGCGGTCTTGCCATACGTATGCGCGACGTTGTGGATGATGTACTTCATCTGCTGCAGCCAGTCGGCGCGCTGCACCAGCGTCGAAAACTTCGTGCCGATTTCGTTCTGGCCTTGACCCGCGACCTCGTGGTGATGCACTTCGACCGGAATGCCGATCTGTTCGAGCAACAGGCACATTTCCGAACGGATGTCCTGGAACGTGTCGACCGGTGCCACCGGGAAGTAGCCGCCCTTCGTGCCCGGACGGTGGCCGGTGTTGCCGCCTTCGAAGTCCATTGCCGAGGACCACGGTGCTTCTTCCGAGCCGATCTTGACGAACGTGCCCGACTGGTCCGTGCCCCACTTGACCGAGTCGAAAATGAAGAATTCCGGTTCCGGGCCAAAAAACGCCGTGTCGCCGAGGCCCGTGCTCTTCAGGTACGCTTCAGCGCGCTTGGCGAGCGAACGCGGGTCGCGCTCGTAGCCCTTGCCGTCCGACGGTTCGACAACGTCACACGTCAGCACGAGGGTCGATTCTTCGTAGAACGGGTCGATGAAAGCCGTGTTCGCGTCCGGGACCAGCAACATGTCCGAGGCTTCGATGCCTTTCCAGCCGGCAATCGATGAACCGTCAAACGCATGGCCGCTTTCGAACTTGTCTTCATCGAATGCCGACACCGGCACCGAAACGTGTTGCTCCTTGCCGCGCGTGTCGGTGAAACGGAAGTCGACAAACTTGACGTCTTCGTCTTTGACGAGTTGAACGACGTCGGCCACGGATTTACTCATAACCTATCTCCTGATTTAACGAATTCGGCGGATTCAGCCGCCGCCCAATCTAGCTGACCCGACCCGGCGCGTCCACCCCGTTCGGTGAAGGACAACCATAACAAGCCGCCGTGACAAAATCGAACGGCACCACTAAAGCAGCTTCTGTGCCATCTATGCTCCAACCCGGCGCAACTCCGAACTGCACGCGCATTTGCGGGGAATATGCGCACCGCGCGATGATCAATCTTTCGAACGTTAGACGGTTGAAAGCACCATATTAGTGCATTCTCGCGGCGCTAGCCGTTGGGGGATCCAGAACTGGTGCATAGAGCGTGTTGCGCACCATTTTCGGGCATCGGCGCGCACGGTCAGCGCGGCGTTTGCCGGTTCACAAGAGCCGCGCTTCGTACCCTCCCTGCGCGCTAGAATGGTCTTTTGGCCGTGTGGAGATTAGCGCTCATGAGCACACTCGAACAGTTGTACGCCCGGGCAGACAAGCGCCGAACCGAGAATCAGTTGCCCTACGCGGGCGCCATCTCGCCCGCTGAAGCGTTCGAACTGCTGCAACTCGATCCGCGAACGCGTCTCGTCGACGTGCGTACACGCGCAGAGCTCGACTGGGTCGGCCGGCCAGTGGTCGGCGACGGCCAGTACGCGCATGTGGAATGGACGCGCTATCCAGGTGCCGTGCCGAACCAGGAATTCGTACAGCAACTCAGAGAGGTGGCTACGCCGGATACGCCGGTGCTGTTCCTGTGCCGCAGCGCCGCGCGCTCGAAGCTCGCCGCAATCGCCGCGACGCAAGCCGGCTTCACTCACGCGTATGACCTGCTGGAAGGTTTCGAAGGCGACAAGGATGGCCAGGGGCATCGAAAGACCGTGTCGGGCTGGTGCTTTCGCGGCTTGCCGTGGATTGGCGCGTGAGTGCGGCGGGTTGCTCCGGCGTCATAATCCGGCCGGTTCGAAGCAGGGTTTGATCGATAGTGCGACACACGTGGCCGTGGCGGCCACAGGTGAGCCACCCGCCCGGCTCATCGTCGCGTGCGAAAGGACAGGCCGATGTCGCGCACGCCTCGCGTCGAAAAAGCCCGCGCAGTGTAGGTCAGCCGCGCGGCTTGACCACCTCGGCATCCGGCTCGACGATATCTCCGCCCAGCAGATGCACGCCCTCTCTCAGCTTGACGAACGCCGCCGCCACCGCTTCCGGCTCGCCCTTCACACCCAGATCGATGTGATGCCGCGCGTAGACACCGCCGCGCTCGGCGTCGCCGACGCTCGGCAAGCTGAACACGCGCACACCTGGAAAATCGTGCTGGATTTTTTCCATCAGAGGCGTGACACGTGATTCCGGCAATTCGAACACGAGGAGCGACTTTTCCGCGTGCGGCATCGCATGATGCAGATGCGCATATTGCGTGTCGAGCACCCACTCGATCATGGGCCACGCCATGACCGGGAAGCCCGGCACGAAGTGGTGCTGCCTGATCGAGAAACCGGGAATCTTGTTGTAGCCGTTGGGAATGATCGACGCGCCCTGCGGGTACGTACCCATGTTCAGACGATGCCGGTTCTCGGGCGAATCCAGATCGGGCGGCGTGGCCGCGCTCGCCGGATGCATGTCGAGAATACGCTCCTGAATCAGTTTCTTCGCTTCCGGGTTCAGTTCGAGCGGCACGCCAAGCGCAGCGGCCGCGCACTGGCGTGTGTGGTCGTCCGGCGTGGCGCCGATGCCGCCCGTCGAAAACACGATATCGCCTGATTCGAACGTGCGTCGCAACGTCGCCGTGATGCGCGCCGGATCGTCGCCGATATACTCCGCCCAGCCGAGCGACAGTCCGCGCGCGCCCAGCAATTCGATGACCTTCGGCAGGTGCTTGTCGATGCGCCTGCCCGACAGGATTTCGTCGCCGATGATGATGACGCCAAATGCCATTGCCGCCTCTTCGCTTGTCAGTAATGCATCAATAGGGAACCGGCGCCGCCTGCCGCGCGCCGCCGTGCTCTTCCGCGCGCATGCGCTGTAGCGCGCGCAGACAGTAATAGCCG comes from the Paraburkholderia sp. PREW-6R genome and includes:
- the glnA gene encoding type I glutamate--ammonia ligase → MSKSVADVVQLVKDEDVKFVDFRFTDTRGKEQHVSVPVSAFDEDKFESGHAFDGSSIAGWKGIEASDMLLVPDANTAFIDPFYEESTLVLTCDVVEPSDGKGYERDPRSLAKRAEAYLKSTGLGDTAFFGPEPEFFIFDSVKWGTDQSGTFVKIGSEEAPWSSAMDFEGGNTGHRPGTKGGYFPVAPVDTFQDIRSEMCLLLEQIGIPVEVHHHEVAGQGQNEIGTKFSTLVQRADWLQQMKYIIHNVAHTYGKTATFMPKPVVGDNGSGMHVHQSIWKDGQNLFAGNGYAGLSEFALFYIGGIIKHARALNAITNPSTNSYKRLVPHFEAPVKLAYSARNRSASIRIPHVSNPKGRRIETRFPDPMANPYLCFSALMMAGLDGVQNKIHPGEAADKNLYDLPPEEDAKIPTVCAGLDQALDSLDADREFLTRGGVFTDSMLDAYIELKTGELQRYRQSVHPIEFEMYYSL
- a CDS encoding rhodanese-like domain-containing protein; this translates as MSTLEQLYARADKRRTENQLPYAGAISPAEAFELLQLDPRTRLVDVRTRAELDWVGRPVVGDGQYAHVEWTRYPGAVPNQEFVQQLREVATPDTPVLFLCRSAARSKLAAIAATQAGFTHAYDLLEGFEGDKDGQGHRKTVSGWCFRGLPWIGA
- a CDS encoding molybdopterin-binding protein, encoding MAFGVIIIGDEILSGRRIDKHLPKVIELLGARGLSLGWAEYIGDDPARITATLRRTFESGDIVFSTGGIGATPDDHTRQCAAAALGVPLELNPEAKKLIQERILDMHPASAATPPDLDSPENRHRLNMGTYPQGASIIPNGYNKIPGFSIRQHHFVPGFPVMAWPMIEWVLDTQYAHLHHAMPHAEKSLLVFELPESRVTPLMEKIQHDFPGVRVFSLPSVGDAERGGVYARHHIDLGVKGEPEAVAAAFVKLREGVHLLGGDIVEPDAEVVKPRG